A window of the Bacillus sp. E(2018) genome harbors these coding sequences:
- a CDS encoding DUF1805 domain-containing protein, giving the protein MLEMNPILIEGHPFTAVTLRLPKTNFMAVFNDKGYIMCGALDVALLNEKLADRKIIAGRAVGVRTIEQLLDAPLESITLEAKEKGIEVGMQGRKALLKMI; this is encoded by the coding sequence ATGTTAGAGATGAACCCGATTTTAATCGAAGGACATCCGTTTACCGCTGTCACCCTTCGTTTGCCAAAAACGAATTTTATGGCTGTATTCAACGACAAAGGATATATCATGTGTGGAGCACTAGACGTGGCACTTTTGAACGAAAAGTTAGCAGACCGTAAAATTATCGCAGGACGCGCTGTTGGAGTTAGAACAATCGAACAGCTGTTGGATGCACCTTTAGAATCTATTACTCTTGAAGCAAAAGAAAAAGGTATTGAAGTTGGTATGCAAGGGCGAAAGGCACTTTTAAAAATGATCTAG
- a CDS encoding thymidylate synthase yields MKQYLDFLQDILHNGTKKEDRTGTGTVSVFGRQMRFDLQNGFPLVTTKKLHLKSIIHELLWFLKGDTNIAYLKENGVRIWDEWADEDGNLGPVYGHQWRSWSTPNGETIDQISNVIEDIKKNPDSRRLIVTAWNPSDIPNMALPPCHLLFQFYVADGKLSCQLYQRSADSFLGVPFNIASYALLTMMVAQVTGLEPGEFVHTVGDAHIYTNHLEQVELQLTREPKPLPKMKINPNVTSIFDFTYDDFELVDYEAHPHIKGVVSV; encoded by the coding sequence ATGAAACAATATCTGGATTTTCTTCAAGATATTCTACATAACGGTACAAAAAAAGAGGATCGGACAGGCACCGGGACCGTTTCTGTATTCGGTCGTCAGATGAGGTTCGACCTGCAGAATGGCTTTCCGCTTGTTACAACAAAAAAATTGCACTTAAAATCGATTATTCATGAATTGCTCTGGTTCTTAAAAGGCGACACGAATATCGCTTATTTAAAAGAAAACGGTGTACGTATCTGGGATGAGTGGGCAGATGAAGATGGGAATCTTGGTCCTGTTTATGGTCATCAGTGGCGCTCATGGTCGACTCCGAACGGTGAGACGATTGACCAGATCTCAAACGTAATCGAAGACATAAAAAAGAACCCAGATTCAAGACGTTTAATCGTCACAGCATGGAATCCTTCTGATATTCCAAATATGGCACTGCCACCATGTCATTTATTGTTTCAATTTTATGTTGCCGATGGAAAGCTCTCCTGCCAGCTTTATCAGCGCTCAGCAGACAGTTTCTTAGGCGTGCCTTTTAATATTGCGTCGTATGCTTTGTTAACGATGATGGTGGCTCAAGTCACAGGGCTTGAACCAGGAGAATTCGTTCATACTGTAGGTGACGCTCACATCTACACCAATCACCTTGAACAAGTAGAGCTTCAGCTTACTCGTGAGCCAAAGCCGCTTCCGAAGATGAAGATTAATCCGAATGTGACGAGTATCTTTGATTTCACTTACGACGATTTTGAGCTTGTAGACTATGAAGCGCACCCACATATTAAAGGTGTGGTGAGCGTATGA
- the yunB gene encoding sporulation protein YunB: MIKRRKMKLRKGPLPFRFVLLISFILFTFITIQGLWLVNKGIEPTLMLIAQKKTEEIAALAISEAIDNEILGPSEMNDIIEYKTDTEGNVVFAGINQSVVNQVANQSQKVVQKYLKEIEEGKAHEVITNDELGITAYKNEPGVIMEIPLGQATRNSLLANLGPKIPIKFMLIGEANTDIEEKIENSGINNTWINIDIVVTVKTRIVIPFATETTVVKRPIKITAQFIKGEVPVYYNQSGDPIQPTVPITPDLKDKESHDELEPSEDSSSEGASGEEAAE, from the coding sequence TTGATTAAGCGCAGAAAAATGAAACTTCGAAAAGGGCCACTTCCATTCCGGTTTGTACTGTTGATCTCATTTATTCTGTTTACTTTTATAACGATACAAGGGTTATGGCTTGTAAACAAAGGAATCGAACCAACGCTCATGTTGATCGCGCAAAAGAAAACAGAGGAAATTGCTGCTCTTGCCATAAGTGAAGCAATCGATAATGAAATATTAGGGCCTTCTGAAATGAATGACATCATCGAATATAAGACGGATACAGAGGGAAATGTCGTCTTTGCTGGAATCAATCAGAGTGTAGTCAACCAGGTGGCGAACCAGTCACAAAAAGTTGTTCAAAAATACTTAAAAGAAATTGAAGAAGGTAAAGCACATGAAGTGATCACTAATGACGAATTAGGAATAACAGCCTATAAAAACGAACCTGGCGTAATTATGGAAATACCACTAGGGCAAGCAACGAGAAATTCACTCTTAGCGAACTTAGGTCCAAAGATTCCGATTAAATTTATGCTGATTGGTGAAGCGAACACTGATATCGAAGAGAAAATAGAGAATTCTGGGATCAATAATACGTGGATCAATATTGATATTGTAGTCACAGTGAAAACGAGGATCGTTATTCCTTTTGCGACAGAAACGACAGTTGTAAAAAGACCGATTAAGATAACAGCACAGTTTATAAAAGGGGAAGTCCCTGTCTATTATAATCAATCTGGAGATCCTATTCAGCCGACTGTACCGATCACACCAGACTTAAAAGATAAGGAATCTCATGATGAATTGGAGCCTTCTGAAGATAGCTCATCAGAAGGCGCGAGTGGGGAAGAAGCAGCAGAATAA
- a CDS encoding cysteine desulfurase has protein sequence MSANEWRKLFPILDQEVNGKPLVYLDSAATSQKPIQVIEALDKYYKEYNSNVHRGVHTLGTRATDGYEGAREKVRRFIGAKSTQEIIFTRGTTTAINTVARSYGMANLSEGDEIVITPMEHHSNIIPWQQVAKTTGATLKYIPLQPDGTIDLVDVENTVTEHTKIVSVMQVSNVLGTINPIKEIAAIAHKNGAVMVVDGAQSAPHMKVDVQDLDCDFFAFSAHKMCGPTGIGVLYGKKALLNKMDPVEFGGEMIDFVGLQESTWKELPWKFEGGTPIIAGAIGLGAAIDFLEEVGLDKVLKHEHVLANYAMERLSELDGVTIFGPKERAGLVTFNLDDVHPHDVATVLDSEGIAVRAGHHCAQPLMKWLDVTATARASFYLYNTEDDIDAFLKGLTTAKEYFGHVF, from the coding sequence ATGAGTGCAAACGAATGGAGAAAGCTGTTTCCTATCCTGGATCAGGAAGTTAACGGCAAACCTCTCGTTTACCTTGACAGTGCAGCCACTTCTCAAAAACCGATACAAGTAATTGAAGCTTTAGATAAGTATTATAAAGAGTACAACTCGAATGTTCACCGTGGTGTTCATACACTTGGAACTCGTGCTACAGATGGTTATGAAGGAGCACGTGAAAAGGTACGCCGTTTTATCGGTGCTAAATCCACTCAGGAGATTATCTTTACACGTGGTACAACAACAGCGATCAATACGGTAGCAAGAAGCTATGGTATGGCAAACCTGTCAGAAGGTGATGAGATTGTGATCACTCCTATGGAGCATCACAGCAACATTATTCCATGGCAGCAAGTGGCGAAAACCACTGGTGCAACGCTTAAGTACATTCCTTTACAGCCTGATGGCACGATTGATCTTGTAGATGTTGAAAATACAGTTACAGAGCATACTAAGATCGTCTCAGTTATGCAGGTATCGAACGTATTAGGAACGATCAACCCGATCAAAGAGATCGCAGCGATCGCACATAAGAACGGAGCTGTAATGGTAGTGGATGGCGCACAGAGCGCTCCTCACATGAAAGTAGACGTTCAAGATCTCGATTGTGATTTCTTTGCCTTTTCAGCACATAAAATGTGTGGACCTACAGGCATTGGCGTGCTCTACGGAAAAAAAGCACTCCTAAACAAGATGGATCCTGTTGAGTTCGGTGGAGAGATGATTGATTTTGTAGGACTTCAAGAATCAACGTGGAAAGAGCTCCCTTGGAAGTTTGAGGGTGGTACACCGATCATCGCAGGTGCGATCGGTCTAGGTGCTGCGATTGATTTCCTAGAAGAAGTAGGTCTTGATAAAGTGTTAAAACATGAACATGTACTTGCTAATTATGCGATGGAGCGTCTTTCAGAGTTAGATGGTGTTACGATTTTTGGTCCTAAAGAACGAGCAGGACTTGTAACATTCAACTTAGATGATGTTCATCCGCATGATGTAGCTACCGTTCTAGATTCTGAGGGAATTGCTGTTCGTGCAGGTCATCACTGTGCACAGCCGCTCATGAAATGGTTAGATGTTACAGCTACAGCGCGTGCTAGCTTCTACCTGTATAACACTGAAGACGACATCGATGCTTTTCTTAAAGGCTTAACAACAGCAAAGGAGTATTTCGGTCATGTCTTCTAA
- the sufB gene encoding Fe-S cluster assembly protein SufB, with amino-acid sequence MAKKMPDIGEYKYGFRDKDVSIFRSKRGLTKEIVEEISRMKNEPEWMLEFRLKSLEQFYKMPMPQWGGDMKDLNFDDITYYVKPSEKSEKSWDEVPAEIKATFDKLGIPEAEQKYLAGVSAQYESEVVYHNMKEDLSDLGILFTDTDTALKEHEEIFREHFGTIIPPTDNKFSALNSAVWSGGSFIYVPKGVKCDTPLQAYFRINSENMGQFERTLIIADEDSSVHYVEGCTAPVYSTNSLHSAVVEIIVKKNAYCRYTTIQNWANNIYNLVTKRAVAEENATMEWVDGNIGSRLTMKYPAVIMKGRGAKGTILSIAIAGKGQHQDAGAKVLHLAPDCSSTIVSKSISKHGGKVTYRGIAHFGRKSDGSKSNIKCDTLIMDNQSTSDTIPYNEILNNNITLEHEATVSKVSEDQLFYLMSRGVSEQEATEMIVMGFIEPFTKELPMEYAVEMNRLIKFEMEGSIG; translated from the coding sequence ATGGCTAAGAAAATGCCTGATATCGGCGAATATAAATATGGTTTTAGAGATAAAGACGTTTCCATTTTCAGATCGAAGCGTGGGTTAACAAAAGAGATCGTAGAAGAGATCTCCCGCATGAAGAACGAGCCTGAATGGATGCTTGAATTCCGTTTGAAGTCATTAGAGCAGTTCTATAAGATGCCAATGCCACAATGGGGCGGAGACATGAAGGACTTAAACTTTGATGATATTACGTACTATGTTAAGCCATCTGAGAAATCTGAGAAGTCTTGGGATGAAGTACCTGCTGAAATTAAAGCGACTTTTGACAAGCTTGGAATTCCAGAAGCTGAACAAAAATACCTTGCAGGTGTATCTGCACAGTATGAATCAGAGGTTGTATACCACAACATGAAAGAAGACCTTTCTGACTTAGGAATTCTTTTCACAGATACGGATACAGCTTTAAAAGAGCACGAAGAGATTTTCCGTGAACATTTCGGAACAATCATTCCGCCAACTGATAACAAGTTCTCAGCACTTAACTCTGCTGTATGGTCTGGTGGATCTTTCATTTACGTACCAAAAGGCGTAAAATGTGATACGCCACTTCAAGCATACTTCCGAATCAACTCAGAAAACATGGGTCAGTTCGAACGTACGCTTATCATAGCTGATGAGGATAGCTCTGTACACTACGTAGAAGGATGTACGGCTCCAGTTTATTCTACAAACTCACTTCATAGTGCAGTTGTAGAGATTATCGTTAAAAAGAACGCTTACTGTCGTTATACAACGATTCAAAACTGGGCTAACAACATCTACAACCTTGTTACAAAGCGTGCTGTAGCTGAAGAGAACGCAACGATGGAATGGGTAGATGGAAACATCGGATCTCGTCTAACGATGAAGTATCCGGCTGTTATTATGAAAGGCCGCGGTGCGAAAGGTACGATTCTTTCTATCGCGATCGCTGGTAAAGGACAGCACCAAGATGCTGGGGCAAAAGTATTGCACTTAGCACCAGACTGTTCTTCTACAATCGTTTCAAAGTCGATCTCTAAGCATGGCGGTAAAGTAACATACCGTGGTATCGCTCACTTCGGTCGTAAATCTGACGGATCTAAATCCAACATCAAGTGTGATACACTGATCATGGATAACCAATCCACTTCAGATACGATTCCGTACAATGAGATTCTTAACAACAACATCACACTAGAGCATGAAGCGACTGTATCCAAAGTTTCTGAAGATCAGTTGTTCTACCTCATGAGCCGTGGTGTTTCTGAACAAGAAGCAACGGAAATGATTGTAATGGGCTTCATCGAGCCATTTACGAAAGAACTTCCGATGGAATATGCAGTAGAAATGAACCGTCTGATCAAGTTTGAGATGGAAGGTTCAATCGGTTAA
- the sufC gene encoding Fe-S cluster assembly ATPase SufC — protein sequence MSAPNLKIEDLRVSIEDKEIIKGLDLEINGGEIHAIMGPNGTGKSTLSAALMGHPKYEVTSGKVTFNGEDLLDMEVDERAQAGLFLAMQYPSEVSGITNADFLRSAINAKREEGDEISLMKFIRELDKKMDHLEMDNAFAHRYLNEGFSGGEKKRNEILQMMMLEPKLAILDEIDSGLDIDALKVVAKGVNEMRNPDFGCLIITHYQRLLNYITPDKVHVMMQGRIVKSGGPELAQRLEAEGYDWIKEELGIKDETVGQEA from the coding sequence ATGTCAGCACCTAATTTAAAGATTGAAGATCTTCGTGTATCTATTGAAGATAAAGAGATTATTAAAGGTTTAGATCTCGAAATAAATGGTGGAGAAATCCATGCGATCATGGGACCTAACGGAACAGGAAAGTCTACTCTTTCTGCAGCGTTAATGGGACACCCTAAATATGAAGTAACTTCTGGTAAAGTTACATTCAACGGAGAAGACCTACTAGATATGGAAGTTGATGAGCGTGCACAAGCTGGTCTTTTCTTAGCTATGCAGTATCCATCAGAAGTAAGCGGTATTACGAACGCTGATTTCTTGCGTTCTGCTATCAATGCTAAGCGTGAAGAAGGCGACGAAATTTCTCTAATGAAATTTATCCGTGAGTTAGACAAAAAGATGGATCATCTTGAGATGGACAACGCGTTCGCTCACCGTTACTTAAACGAAGGATTCTCAGGTGGAGAAAAGAAACGTAATGAGATCCTACAAATGATGATGCTTGAGCCTAAATTAGCTATCCTTGATGAGATCGATTCAGGACTTGATATCGATGCTCTTAAAGTAGTTGCAAAAGGTGTTAATGAAATGCGCAACCCTGATTTCGGTTGCTTGATCATCACTCACTACCAGCGTTTATTGAACTACATCACTCCTGATAAAGTACACGTGATGATGCAAGGGCGTATCGTGAAATCTGGTGGACCTGAATTAGCTCAACGTCTAGAAGCTGAAGGGTACGACTGGATTAAAGAGGAGTTAGGAATTAAAGACGAAACTGTTGGTCAAGAAGCGTAA
- the sufU gene encoding Fe-S cluster assembly sulfur transfer protein SufU has protein sequence MSSNLDQLYRQVIMDHYKNPRNKGVIEDNALTINMNNPTCGDRIQLTLKVEDGKIESAKFDGEGCSISLASASMMTQAVKGLLVEDAVKLAKIFYDMMLGNDYDDVSYDLGDIEALSGVSKFPARIKCATLAWKAMEQGVGKDEEEEE, from the coding sequence ATGTCTTCTAATTTAGATCAGCTATATCGTCAGGTCATCATGGATCATTACAAAAACCCACGCAATAAAGGGGTTATTGAAGATAACGCCCTGACGATTAATATGAACAACCCGACATGCGGCGATCGCATCCAGCTCACTTTAAAAGTAGAAGATGGAAAGATCGAATCGGCTAAGTTCGACGGTGAAGGGTGTTCGATCAGTTTAGCATCAGCTTCTATGATGACACAGGCTGTTAAAGGTCTTCTTGTCGAAGATGCTGTAAAGCTTGCAAAGATTTTTTATGATATGATGTTAGGGAACGACTATGATGATGTATCCTATGATCTAGGTGACATCGAAGCTCTTTCTGGCGTTTCCAAGTTTCCAGCTCGCATCAAATGTGCCACACTTGCGTGGAAGGCGATGGAGCAAGGAGTAGGAAAAGATGAGGAAGAGGAAGAATAA
- the nfsA gene encoding oxygen-insensitive NADPH nitroreductase — MNETIKTLLAHRSIRKFKNKPLDEETVATLIQCAQAASTSSYQQVCTIIGIEDREKKEQLAELAGNQSYVADNGYFFVFCMDYNRHAIAANMKTIDIQETIQSTEAFIVGTVDVALAAQNLCVAAESLGLGIVYIGGIRNQLQEVSALLDCPDHVLPLFGVAVGYPDAEPGKKPRLPMEAVFHKNQYQSTEETEALLDLYEQETAAYYTERTSGKRTEGWVTQITASMATPKRTYMQDFVRLKGLNKL, encoded by the coding sequence ATGAACGAGACGATAAAAACGTTATTAGCCCATCGATCGATTCGAAAGTTTAAGAACAAGCCATTAGATGAAGAAACCGTTGCAACACTTATACAATGCGCTCAGGCCGCATCCACTTCAAGCTATCAACAAGTTTGCACGATTATAGGGATAGAGGACCGGGAAAAGAAAGAACAACTAGCTGAGCTTGCAGGTAATCAATCATACGTCGCAGACAACGGCTATTTCTTTGTTTTTTGTATGGATTACAACCGTCATGCAATTGCAGCAAACATGAAGACAATAGATATTCAAGAAACAATCCAATCCACTGAAGCGTTTATCGTAGGAACAGTGGATGTAGCTCTTGCTGCACAAAACTTATGTGTAGCAGCTGAATCTCTTGGACTGGGTATCGTTTATATAGGGGGAATTCGTAATCAACTGCAGGAAGTTTCAGCGTTGTTGGATTGCCCAGACCATGTGCTTCCGTTGTTTGGAGTAGCTGTAGGGTATCCGGACGCAGAACCTGGGAAAAAGCCTCGTTTACCGATGGAAGCGGTTTTCCATAAAAATCAATACCAAAGTACAGAGGAAACCGAAGCTCTTCTTGATCTGTATGAACAAGAAACAGCTGCGTACTACACAGAAAGAACTAGTGGAAAACGTACAGAAGGCTGGGTCACACAGATCACAGCGTCGATGGCGACTCCTAAACGAACGTATATGCAAGACTTTGTCCGTTTAAAAGGATTAAATAAATTGTAA
- a CDS encoding dihydrofolate reductase: MISFVVAMDKNRAIGKDNDLPWYLPNDLKHFKNVTMGKPIVMGRKTYESIGKPLPGRENIVVTRDDNYQAEGTTIVHSVDEVMQKEAEEMCIIGGTEIFKLFLPVADRLYVTEIHHTFDADTYFPEINRGEWKEVSRKPGVVDEKNKYHHDFVVYEKN; encoded by the coding sequence ATGATCTCGTTTGTTGTAGCGATGGATAAAAATCGCGCGATCGGTAAAGACAATGATTTACCGTGGTACTTGCCTAACGATCTCAAGCATTTTAAAAACGTTACGATGGGAAAACCGATCGTGATGGGTCGAAAAACATACGAATCGATCGGCAAGCCTTTACCTGGTCGCGAAAATATTGTGGTGACTAGAGATGACAATTATCAAGCTGAAGGAACAACGATTGTTCATTCTGTAGACGAAGTGATGCAGAAAGAAGCTGAAGAAATGTGTATAATCGGCGGAACGGAGATCTTTAAACTGTTCCTACCCGTTGCAGATCGCCTCTATGTCACAGAGATCCACCATACCTTTGACGCTGATACGTATTTTCCAGAAATCAATCGTGGGGAATGGAAGGAAGTTTCCCGTAAACCAGGTGTTGTAGATGAAAAGAACAAATATCATCACGATTTTGTTGTGTACGAGAAAAATTAA
- a CDS encoding DUF72 domain-containing protein, translating to MIKIGVTGWGDHDSLYPDGTPARDKLAVYSGHFPVVEVDSSFYAVQPVKNYEKWVASTPKDFSFVVKAYQGMTGHSRGKLPFESVKEMYEAFIESIQPVISSGKLEMVLFQYPPWFDCKKENVHMLRYAKEMMGDIPVALEFRNQTWFSNEMKEKTLQFIQQENWIHTVCDEPQAGQGSIPIVMHTTSEKTLVRMHGRNVYGWNNQGQPNWREVRYLYRYNETEIQEWRERIQQLASETKNLTILFNNNSGGDAADNAKQMIELLDIQYDFLAPRQLDLF from the coding sequence ATGATAAAAATCGGTGTAACAGGCTGGGGAGATCATGATTCACTTTATCCAGATGGTACTCCTGCAAGAGATAAGCTTGCTGTATACAGCGGACACTTTCCTGTTGTAGAAGTTGATTCTTCCTTTTACGCGGTACAGCCTGTCAAAAACTATGAAAAGTGGGTAGCTTCTACACCAAAGGATTTCTCATTTGTTGTTAAGGCTTATCAAGGGATGACGGGACATTCAAGAGGCAAGCTGCCTTTTGAGTCTGTTAAAGAAATGTATGAGGCGTTTATCGAGTCTATTCAGCCTGTCATATCGTCTGGCAAGCTAGAGATGGTTTTGTTTCAATATCCACCTTGGTTTGATTGTAAGAAAGAGAATGTTCACATGCTGCGCTATGCAAAAGAAATGATGGGTGACATTCCAGTAGCTCTTGAGTTTCGTAATCAGACGTGGTTCAGTAATGAGATGAAGGAAAAGACGCTTCAATTTATCCAGCAAGAGAATTGGATTCATACGGTCTGTGATGAACCTCAAGCAGGACAAGGATCCATTCCAATTGTCATGCACACAACATCCGAGAAGACACTCGTACGAATGCATGGCCGAAACGTATATGGCTGGAACAATCAAGGTCAGCCGAACTGGAGAGAAGTTCGTTATCTTTATCGTTATAATGAAACAGAGATTCAAGAATGGAGGGAGCGTATACAACAGCTTGCTTCAGAAACAAAGAATTTAACAATCCTTTTTAACAACAACTCTGGTGGAGATGCTGCTGATAATGCGAAGCAGATGATTGAACTTTTGGATATTCAATATGATTTTCTAGCTCCAAGGCAGTTGGATTTGTTCTAG
- the sufD gene encoding Fe-S cluster assembly protein SufD, giving the protein MSVDTSLRFDKDYVTGFSSSRQEPAWLQELRLQALELAQELPMPKPDKTKIDKWNFTEFNHEATGTPVAFNELPEDVKALIGSEEEAKNVLVIHNGTPVYFALEESVKDQGVIYTDLLTAAKEHEDLVKKYFMKAVAVDENRLPALHAALFVNGAFLYVPKNVELSAPIQAVYYQDDEAAIFNHVIVAAEDNSSVTYVENYLSTNDATDSVANIVSEVYAGSGAKVVYGAVDNLAKGMTTYVNRRGRAEKDARIEWALGQFNDGNTVSDNTTHLIGDGSFTDTKTVTIGRGDQKQNFVAQIFNHGKHSEGYILTHGVMKDNASSIFNGITKIEHGATKSHGEQTERVLMLSEKARGDANPILLIDEDDVTAGHAASVGRIDPLQMFYLMSRGISKAEAERLIIHGFLAPVVSQMPLESVKNRLVEVIERKVR; this is encoded by the coding sequence ATGTCAGTTGATACGAGCCTAAGATTTGATAAGGACTACGTAACCGGTTTTTCAAGCAGCAGACAGGAACCCGCTTGGCTGCAGGAACTTCGTTTGCAAGCATTGGAATTGGCTCAAGAGCTTCCAATGCCTAAACCGGACAAAACTAAGATCGATAAATGGAACTTTACAGAATTTAATCATGAAGCAACTGGCACTCCTGTTGCGTTCAATGAACTTCCTGAAGATGTTAAGGCATTGATCGGTTCTGAAGAAGAAGCGAAAAATGTTCTTGTTATCCATAATGGAACACCTGTTTATTTTGCACTTGAAGAGTCCGTAAAGGATCAAGGTGTTATTTATACAGATCTTCTAACAGCTGCAAAAGAGCATGAAGATCTAGTGAAAAAGTACTTTATGAAAGCTGTAGCGGTTGATGAGAATCGTTTGCCAGCCCTTCATGCAGCACTTTTCGTTAATGGAGCATTTCTTTATGTTCCAAAGAACGTTGAACTTTCTGCTCCTATTCAAGCCGTTTATTATCAAGACGATGAAGCAGCGATTTTCAACCATGTTATCGTTGCAGCAGAGGATAACAGCTCAGTAACGTATGTAGAAAACTACTTATCAACGAACGATGCTACTGATTCAGTAGCAAACATCGTGTCTGAAGTATATGCAGGCAGCGGTGCAAAAGTCGTTTATGGTGCTGTAGATAACCTTGCAAAAGGAATGACAACATACGTGAACCGCAGAGGCCGTGCTGAGAAAGATGCTCGCATCGAGTGGGCGCTTGGTCAGTTTAACGACGGAAATACGGTTTCTGACAACACAACTCACTTGATTGGTGATGGATCTTTCACAGATACGAAGACTGTTACAATCGGACGCGGTGATCAAAAGCAAAACTTCGTAGCGCAAATCTTTAACCACGGAAAGCATTCTGAAGGTTATATCCTTACTCATGGGGTAATGAAAGATAATGCGAGCTCTATTTTTAACGGTATTACAAAAATCGAGCACGGTGCTACAAAGTCTCATGGTGAGCAAACGGAACGCGTACTTATGCTAAGTGAAAAAGCGCGTGGGGATGCGAACCCGATCCTTTTGATCGATGAAGATGATGTTACAGCTGGTCATGCTGCTTCAGTAGGAAGAATCGACCCTCTTCAAATGTTCTATCTGATGAGTCGTGGTATTTCAAAAGCTGAAGCTGAACGTTTGATCATTCATGGATTCTTGGCACCAGTAGTTAGTCAGATGCCTTTAGAATCTGTTAAAAATCGATTAGTCGAGGTTATTGAAAGGAAAGTGCGCTAA
- the modA gene encoding molybdate ABC transporter substrate-binding protein: protein MKKSYAILLLICLFSAFLSACSKNESSGSADKESNVELTISAAASLQDVLTIIATQYEKENPNVTITYNFGGSGALQQQISNGAPVDLFFSAAEDKFDQLVEKGLIKKEQGTDLVGNKLVLVVQKDSPLEINSFEGLVNVKKIAVGTPETVPAGKYATETLETLKLLKEVEKKIVYAKDVRQVLTYVETGNVDAGIVYKTDATISSKVKVAAVAKEDTHSPIIYPLGVIKETSHRKEAEQFYKYLQKEETLNTFEKFGFKKIE from the coding sequence ATGAAGAAAAGTTATGCAATTTTACTTTTAATCTGCTTGTTTTCAGCATTTTTATCTGCTTGCTCAAAAAATGAATCTTCAGGGTCAGCCGACAAAGAATCCAATGTAGAATTAACAATTTCAGCTGCAGCCAGTTTACAAGATGTATTAACTATAATTGCGACTCAATATGAAAAAGAAAATCCGAATGTCACCATCACTTATAATTTCGGAGGCTCAGGTGCTCTTCAACAGCAAATCTCTAACGGTGCACCCGTTGACCTTTTTTTCTCTGCAGCAGAAGATAAATTTGACCAGCTTGTTGAAAAAGGACTTATCAAAAAAGAACAAGGAACAGATCTTGTCGGTAACAAGCTGGTGCTAGTCGTACAAAAAGATTCACCACTAGAAATCAATAGCTTTGAGGGATTAGTAAACGTTAAAAAAATTGCAGTTGGTACTCCTGAAACGGTTCCAGCAGGTAAATACGCCACAGAAACGCTAGAAACTTTGAAGTTATTAAAAGAAGTTGAAAAGAAGATCGTTTACGCCAAAGACGTTCGACAAGTGCTTACATACGTAGAAACGGGTAATGTCGATGCTGGTATCGTTTATAAGACTGATGCGACGATCTCTTCTAAAGTCAAAGTAGCAGCTGTTGCTAAAGAAGATACTCATTCGCCTATCATCTATCCACTCGGAGTAATAAAAGAGACTTCTCATAGAAAAGAAGCAGAGCAGTTCTATAAATATTTGCAAAAAGAAGAAACCCTGAATACGTTTGAGAAGTTCGGTTTTAAAAAGATTGAATAA